The Oncorhynchus tshawytscha isolate Ot180627B linkage group LG08, Otsh_v2.0, whole genome shotgun sequence genome window below encodes:
- the LOC121847022 gene encoding protein TsetseEP-like, with protein sequence MREQPGEEEDPRSTPDLEEDQRSTPDLDEDQRSTPDLDEDQRSTPDLDEDKRSTPDMEEDQRPTPDLEEDPRSTPDLEEDQRPTPDLDEDQRSTPDLEEDQRPTPEMEEDQRPSPEMEEDQRPTPEMEEDQRPTPEMEEDQRPTPEMEEGQRSTPDLEEDQRPTPEMEEDQRPTPDLEENQRPTPIWRKIRDQPPIWRKIRDQPPIWRKIRDQPPIWRKIRDQPLKWRKIRDQPLTWRKIRDKPLTWRKIRDQPLT encoded by the exons ATGAGAGAGCAACCAGGCGAAGAG GAAGATCCGAGATCAACCCCTGACCTGGAGGAAGATCAGAGATCAACCCCTGACCTGGATGAAGATCAGAGATCAACCCCTGACCTGGATGAAGATCAGAGATCAACCCCTGACCTGGATGAAGATAAGAGATCAACCCCTGACATGGAGGAAGATCAGAGACCAACCCCTGACCTGGAGGAAGATCCGAGATCAACCCCTGACCTGGAGGAAGATCAGAGACCAACCCCTGACCTGGATGAAGATCAGAGATCAACCCCTGACCTGGAGGAAGATCAGAGGCCTACCCCTGAAATGGAGGAAGATCAGAGGCCTAGCCCTGAAATGGAGGAAGATCAGAGACCAACCCCTGAAATGGAGGAAGATCAGAGACCAACCCCTGAAATGGAGGAAGATCAGAGACCAACCCCTGAAATGGAGGAAGGTCAGAGATCAACCCCTGACCTGGAGGAAGATCAGAGACCAACCCCTGAAATGGAGGAAGATCAGAGACCAACCCCTGACCTAGAGGAAAATCAGAGACCAACCCCGATCTGGAGGAAAATCAGAGACCAACCCCCGATCTGGAGGAAGATCAGAGACCAACCCCCGATCTGGAGGAAGATCAGAGACCAACCCCCGATCTGGAGGAAGATCAGAGATCAACCCCTGAAATGGAGGAAGATCAGAGACCAACCCCTGACCTGGAGGAAAATCAGAGACAAACCCCTGACCTGGAGGAAAATCAGAGACCAACCCCTGACCTAG